The genomic DNA TCATACTTCGGTACAAAGGCTGATCGCTACATCGCACGCGATCACGATGCACGTCATGGAAACTGACGATCTTCATAGCACCATTTGCTCGTCCTCTGCCTCGCCAATATCGCACTCCCTTTTCGAACAAAGTACACGTCTTCGAGCATACTTTGCTTTCCCATCTACAGGATGAACTCTCTTGTGTCATTGAATCTCCATTTCCCACGTTACTCGAGAAACTTCGTTTGCacattttctgaaaattaacaCTAAAACAACCGTTGCTGAACGTGTGCGttctttaaaattacaaaatttcttcgGCTCGAATTCCTCTCAAAATATAGAACTTCAATTAATTTCCTATCtttgaatagaaaaatgaaagagtaCGTAACCATCGATGCGTAGATTCGTGCTCGAAGACGCAGCAAGGAAGAATCGAATCATTTCAGAGGAAACGAGCCATCGGCTGCTTTGTATCCATTTTCTTTTGTGCTCAAAGCGCAGACATTTCGTTTTATAACGAGTGGAGGTAGTAAAGggtttcgaaagaaaaaaaaaaagtacggcGATACTTgccgacaaaaaaaaaaaagagaaagaaaagaaaaaaagacgtTTTATTCGATTCACAGAGGTCCCACATTGTTATTGCGTACACCAGATGATGCTCGAGTACTCGAGCCTATGGTGTTTCGAGTTTAAGGGATGCACTAGAGGTGACTAAACGTTGCCTCCGTGTTTACAACGTGTTTTCCTGTGTTTCGACACGTGGCGATTCAATAAAAGCTATTGATGTTCTCTCGCTGTACAATGCCGCTCGTTAAATGCGTTTATATGAAGACTATTCCAAGTGTGTAGGATATTTAAAAAGGGGGAATAAAAGTTGTAGAAAATTAGTACGGGATGCCTCGAAATCGTAGACGCAAGTCTAGACGACGATATAAAGTTAATCGAGAGAAGTGATTTTTTCTCATATCGTTGACTTTTCGCGCGAGATATCCGTATCTGAAGAGTTCAAGGCGTCAACGACACGCGCCCCATACTTTGACGCCTCCAAACCGATATCTTGTCGCGAATTAGATTATTTCCAGTCAAAGCATCCTTACAGCACGATTCTCCTTTAATATTTCCACTTTCGATCGTCGTTTCAATTTTCTTGCCAATTTTGTATCAGCCGACACTAATGGTAGGGAAGATTGACGAAAAATTCAAGTTCCCTTCGCTGGATGAGTTTCTTTTCAGAAACTGTCGCTTATTATAATAAGGAGATCCTTAGATGGAGTCTTCGCTAATGAAGTTTGGCggtgttgaaataaaaatttgaaattttttcaaatttcgatCATCCCGACAAATTTCATTGTAACTCTTCTTGTAGGTTTAATACGTTTTCTAGTACAATTGTTCTTTCTGCGAGACGCGTTCGTTTATTCTTCGTTACGCTCGATCGCATCGTTGACCGCTAGAATTCTCACCATGTCATTCGAGGACTCGTCCACGTTCTTGTAGGTGACCGTGTCCCGGTTTTTTCGCCCGATGTCCCAACGGCCGAGCGGTCGTTTCAGGAGGAAGAAACCCACCGCCAGGATAATCGCCACGACCAGTATCAAAATGCAAGCCCAAAGAACTGGATGGAACACTGATGCCTGGTCGTCGCACTCCAGTTCGTAATTCGGTATCTCGCTCAGTAGCTTGTCACGATGTTCGTCGGGTGCACTGCATCTGGTAACgcgaaattaagaaattaataaccGGGATGAGTCTTTGTCCCAGGTTCTAATTAGGGACCGCTTACTTTCAGGGGACGTATAATTAAGTTTGCAAGGGAGGAACATTTTAATATCACATTAACATTTACTTggcgaataaaaaatttgctCAAAGAAAAGTCGATTACACTAATAGTTTTTATAGAGATTTTTGAATTTAAAGTGTAAGCGGAGACATCTCTGGTAGACTCGTTTAAGGTCGATAAAATTATCGATTGCTTTCTGTTACCGACTCTAGTCAGATGAGAAAGTTAGTCACTTTTCACTTACTTGATATTCCTACTAAGCATCCTGGTGGAGTTTGACATAGACATCCACTGCATTTTGCAATCGCAGTTCCAAGGATTGTTTTGTAGGTTTAAAAGTGCCGTTCTCTTTATTATCGGCAACATATTGTAATCCAAAGTTTTCAAAGAGCAGTCGTTTATCAACAGCTGCTGCAGTCGTGGCAATATGCGTCCATTATAGGGGAACAGTTTCAGATGGATTAATTTCTTTGAACCAACTACGGATAGTATCTCAAGGCTGGTCAGATTTTCGAGATCGTTAAACGATAGTTCTTTTAGATTTTGCATGTTGTTCAATTTGAGTTCTCGTAATTGAGGTAAAAAGACATCCTGGAACCCTGATATGTAAGTGCCGGACAAGTCGAGCTCTTCTAGGTTAATCGGTAACAACGGGACCATTCTTAGGGGATTATTCGACAAATCTAGGGTGGATAAATTAGATAACGTTTTGAAATATACCGACGTAAAATGGGACGACGATACATTGCTTAAATTCAAATATCGCAGTGCCTTCAAGTTCCAAAACGCGTTTTCATGGATTCCATTGTTAATCGGATTATTGGCTAACGAAA from Osmia lignaria lignaria isolate PbOS001 chromosome 15, iyOsmLign1, whole genome shotgun sequence includes the following:
- the LOC117600430 gene encoding uncharacterized protein LOC117600430, with the translated sequence MWSPAIAILLLFVASSATKTVDLSHRGLKKEDFFMELQTQINLADVTDLILRENEFDSFLDCSTNLANLRTLDLSQNHLQRFFFLCKDEYNLQLLNVSHNKLEYIDDNAFNDRIPKLKILDLSWNKLSIVNETMLEHFKILEYLSLANNPINNGIHENAFWNLKALRYLNLSNVSSSHFTSVYFKTLSNLSTLDLSNNPLRMVPLLPINLEELDLSGTYISGFQDVFLPQLRELKLNNMQNLKELSFNDLENLTSLEILSVVGSKKLIHLKLFPYNGRILPRLQQLLINDCSLKTLDYNMLPIIKRTALLNLQNNPWNCDCKMQWMSMSNSTRMLSRNIKCSAPDEHRDKLLSEIPNYELECDDQASVFHPVLWACILILVVAIILAVGFFLLKRPLGRWDIGRKNRDTVTYKNVDESSNDMVRILAVNDAIERNEE